One genomic segment of Microcella indica includes these proteins:
- a CDS encoding GntR family transcriptional regulator — MTAEALAVTRVPDAVYEALRESILTQREAPGSAVTEQAIADRFGVARPTAKVALERLVADGLLRRTAHKTARVPELTRDDIVDLYAARATVEVAALRNLAESGTHPADAVAAQRMLSDALVADDGDTAPLARADVTFHRALVEAQHSPRLARLHGLLMGEIELCTGQVQSHRLLALGDVVDQHQSILDAVARGDAAVAGQLTRAHIEGARDRLLGHYDQTHAKD, encoded by the coding sequence ATGACCGCCGAAGCCCTCGCTGTGACGCGCGTGCCCGACGCCGTCTACGAGGCGCTGCGGGAGAGCATCCTCACGCAGCGCGAGGCTCCAGGCTCGGCCGTGACCGAGCAGGCGATCGCCGACCGCTTCGGCGTCGCCCGCCCCACCGCGAAGGTCGCGCTCGAGCGCCTCGTCGCCGACGGGCTGCTGCGACGCACCGCGCACAAGACCGCGCGCGTGCCCGAGCTGACCCGTGACGACATCGTCGACCTCTACGCCGCGCGCGCGACCGTGGAGGTCGCCGCCCTGCGCAACCTCGCCGAGAGCGGCACACACCCCGCCGACGCCGTCGCGGCCCAGCGCATGCTGAGCGATGCACTCGTCGCCGACGACGGCGACACCGCGCCACTGGCCCGCGCAGATGTGACCTTCCACCGCGCCCTCGTCGAAGCGCAGCACTCGCCGCGCCTCGCACGCCTGCACGGGCTGCTCATGGGCGAGATCGAGCTCTGCACCGGGCAGGTGCAATCGCACCGGCTGCTCGCCCTCGGGGATGTGGTCGACCAGCACCAGAGCATCCTCGATGCCGTCGCCCGCGGCGACGCTGCCGTCGCCGGGCAGCTCACCCGAGCCCACATCGAGGGCGCCCGCGACCGGCTCCTCGGCCATTACGACCAGACACACGCAAAGGATTAG
- a CDS encoding substrate-binding domain-containing protein has translation MWRPAGSASRAGRSRTVGLVVLVVRNPFFTELARGAEDRAAAEGLSILLGNSDEDPARESTYLDLFEEQRVHGVLISPLGDVTERLERLRERGTPAVLVDRRGEGTGFSSVAVDDVAGGYLAVRHLLDIGRRRIALLAGPLDIRQVADRVTGARRAIAEVSDSTLEIINAPGLTVVDGRRGGEEVAARTPADRPDGIFAVNDLLAVGVLQALVMTGSLRVPDDIALVGYDDIDFASAAVVPLTSVRQPSQLIGSTAIDLLLEAVADPGLDPREVVFQPELVVRASTAR, from the coding sequence TTGTGGAGGCCCGCAGGGTCGGCCTCGCGCGCCGGGCGCAGCCGCACGGTCGGGCTCGTCGTCCTCGTCGTGCGCAACCCGTTCTTCACCGAGCTCGCGCGCGGCGCCGAGGACCGCGCCGCCGCCGAGGGCCTGTCGATCCTGCTCGGCAACAGCGACGAGGACCCTGCACGGGAATCCACCTACCTCGACCTCTTCGAGGAGCAGCGCGTGCACGGCGTGCTCATCTCTCCTCTCGGAGATGTCACCGAGCGGCTCGAGCGGCTGCGCGAGCGCGGCACGCCGGCCGTGCTCGTCGACCGGCGCGGCGAGGGCACGGGGTTCTCCTCCGTCGCCGTCGACGACGTCGCGGGCGGGTACCTCGCCGTGCGCCACTTGCTCGACATCGGCCGTCGCCGCATCGCGCTCCTCGCGGGGCCGCTCGACATCCGCCAGGTCGCCGACCGCGTGACAGGCGCACGGCGGGCGATCGCCGAGGTCTCCGACTCGACGCTCGAGATCATCAACGCCCCCGGGCTCACGGTCGTCGACGGCCGACGTGGCGGCGAGGAGGTCGCCGCGCGCACTCCGGCCGACCGTCCGGACGGGATCTTCGCCGTCAACGACCTGCTCGCGGTCGGCGTGCTGCAGGCTCTCGTCATGACCGGCAGCCTGCGTGTGCCGGACGACATCGCCCTCGTCGGCTACGACGACATCGACTTCGCGAGCGCGGCCGTCGTGCCCCTCACGTCGGTGCGGCAGCCGAGCCAGCTCATCGGCTCCACCGCGATCGACCTGCTGCTCGAGGCCGTGGCCGACCCGGGGCTCGACCCCCGTGAGGTCGTCTTCCAACCCGAACTCGTGGTGCGCGCGAGCACCGCGCGGTAG
- a CDS encoding 1-phosphofructokinase family hexose kinase, whose amino-acid sequence MAETRSAPPMPIVTLTINPALDVSTSTERVRPEHKMRCGPSRVDPGGGGINVSRVIRRLGGQSTAIYALGGPTGQAYRQLLEAEGIIGRVIPIGGSTRENVTIDETSTGDQFRFVLQGPELSDREWQAALDATEDASRLGGYVVLSGSLAPGVPDDFYAQATRAAHRHGARAVVDASGEALEAALDEGVFLIKPSGRELGELVGATLTTIEDRVAAAEELVRRGSVETVALTLGGDGAVLVNREGTTRLRPPPIEVASTVGAGDSFLAGVVLRLAEGRDIAEAFRAGVAAGAAAAMTAATELCHRDDVERLESELAEASH is encoded by the coding sequence ATGGCCGAGACGCGCTCCGCCCCGCCGATGCCGATCGTGACGCTCACGATCAACCCCGCGCTCGACGTGAGCACCTCCACCGAGCGCGTGCGTCCCGAGCACAAGATGCGCTGCGGCCCGAGCCGCGTCGACCCGGGCGGCGGGGGCATCAACGTGAGCCGGGTCATCCGGCGCCTCGGGGGTCAGTCGACGGCGATCTACGCGCTCGGCGGGCCGACCGGTCAGGCCTACCGCCAGCTGCTCGAGGCCGAGGGCATCATCGGTCGGGTCATCCCGATCGGCGGGTCGACGCGCGAGAACGTCACCATCGACGAGACGTCGACGGGCGACCAGTTCCGGTTCGTGCTGCAGGGCCCCGAGCTGAGCGACCGCGAGTGGCAGGCCGCGCTCGATGCGACGGAGGATGCGAGCAGGCTCGGCGGCTACGTCGTGCTGAGCGGCTCGCTCGCCCCGGGCGTTCCCGACGACTTCTACGCCCAGGCGACCCGAGCCGCCCACCGCCACGGCGCCCGTGCGGTCGTGGATGCCTCGGGCGAGGCGCTCGAGGCGGCGCTGGACGAGGGCGTCTTCCTCATCAAGCCGAGCGGACGCGAGCTCGGCGAGCTCGTCGGCGCGACCCTCACGACGATCGAGGATCGCGTCGCGGCCGCTGAGGAGCTCGTGCGGCGAGGCAGCGTCGAGACCGTCGCCCTCACCCTCGGCGGCGACGGTGCCGTGCTCGTGAACCGCGAGGGCACGACGCGGTTGCGTCCGCCCCCGATCGAGGTCGCCTCGACGGTCGGTGCGGGCGACAGCTTCCTCGCCGGGGTCGTGCTGCGCCTCGCCGAGGGGCGCGACATCGCGGAGGCGTTCCGCGCTGGAGTGGCGGCGGGGGCCGCCGCGGCGATGACAGCCGCGACCGAGCTGTGCCATCGCGATGATGTGGAGCGTCTCGAGAGCGAGTTGGCGGAGGCGTCGCACTGA
- a CDS encoding circularly permuted type 2 ATP-grasp protein produces the protein MADLFEGYAPTPTRRGSAVAFDEMFAPDSEVRLPYRQIHQALAQMSTDELRGRTEALADSYLAQGVTFDFAGEERPFPLDAVPRVIDRAEWVDVERGIAQRVRALERFLSDIYGPQKAIADGVIPAGIISSSSHFHRAAAGIQSANGVRIQVSGIDLIRDEHGAWRVLEDNVRVPSGVSYVISNRRVMAQTLPELFVSMRVRPVGDYPNQLLHALRASAPSGVGEPTVVVLTPGVYNSAYFEHTLLARLMGVELVEGRDLFCSGGRVFMRTTSGPQRVDVIYRRVDDEFLDPLTFRADSMLGTPGLMLAARLGNVTIANAVGNGVADDKLVYTYMPDLVRYYLDEDPIIPNVDTWRLEEPDALAEVLDRLDELVVKPVDGSGGKGLVVGPAAGRQELDELRTRLIADPRGWIAQPVVQLSTIPTLVDEGIRPRHADLRPFAVNDGSDVWVLPGGLTRVALPEGQLVVNSSQGGGSKDTWVVGRQAMVSDSHDIQGIVTEQATVTQSIPIITDAHAHLPDHNPQDDPRQDQQQQQQQSAKKNPSNGAPRGKGEAS, from the coding sequence ATGGCCGACCTGTTCGAGGGATACGCGCCGACGCCGACTCGGCGCGGCTCCGCGGTCGCCTTCGACGAGATGTTCGCCCCCGACAGCGAGGTGCGCCTGCCCTACCGGCAGATCCATCAGGCTCTCGCCCAGATGAGCACCGACGAGCTGCGCGGCCGCACCGAGGCGCTCGCCGACAGCTATCTCGCACAGGGCGTCACCTTCGACTTCGCCGGCGAGGAGCGACCCTTCCCGCTCGACGCCGTTCCTCGCGTCATCGACCGTGCCGAGTGGGTCGACGTCGAGCGCGGCATCGCCCAGCGCGTGCGGGCTCTGGAGCGCTTCCTCTCCGACATCTACGGGCCGCAGAAGGCCATCGCCGACGGCGTCATCCCGGCCGGCATCATCTCCTCCTCCTCGCACTTCCACCGCGCCGCGGCGGGCATCCAGAGCGCGAACGGCGTGCGCATCCAGGTCTCCGGCATCGACCTCATCCGCGACGAGCACGGCGCGTGGCGCGTGCTCGAAGACAATGTGCGCGTGCCGAGCGGCGTGAGCTACGTCATCTCGAATCGCCGCGTCATGGCGCAGACGCTGCCCGAGCTGTTCGTCTCGATGCGCGTGCGCCCGGTCGGCGACTACCCGAACCAGCTCCTGCACGCCCTGCGCGCCTCGGCGCCGAGCGGGGTGGGGGAGCCGACGGTCGTCGTCCTCACGCCGGGCGTCTACAACTCGGCGTACTTCGAGCACACGCTCCTCGCGCGCCTTATGGGCGTCGAGCTCGTCGAGGGTCGCGACCTGTTCTGCTCGGGCGGGCGCGTCTTCATGCGCACGACGAGCGGCCCGCAGCGCGTCGATGTGATTTACCGCCGCGTCGACGACGAGTTCCTCGACCCGCTGACGTTCCGCGCCGACTCGATGCTGGGCACGCCCGGCCTCATGCTCGCGGCGCGCCTGGGCAACGTGACGATCGCGAACGCGGTCGGCAACGGCGTCGCCGACGACAAGCTCGTCTACACCTACATGCCCGATCTGGTGCGGTACTACCTCGATGAGGACCCGATCATCCCCAACGTGGACACCTGGCGCCTGGAGGAGCCGGATGCTCTCGCCGAGGTTCTCGACCGCCTCGACGAGCTCGTGGTGAAGCCCGTCGACGGCTCGGGCGGCAAGGGGCTCGTGGTGGGTCCGGCGGCCGGCCGGCAGGAGCTCGACGAGCTGCGCACGCGGCTCATCGCCGACCCCCGAGGGTGGATCGCGCAGCCGGTCGTGCAGCTCTCCACCATTCCGACGCTCGTCGATGAGGGCATCCGGCCGCGTCATGCCGACCTGCGGCCTTTCGCGGTCAATGACGGCAGCGATGTCTGGGTGCTGCCCGGCGGCCTCACGCGCGTCGCCCTCCCCGAGGGGCAGCTCGTCGTGAACTCCTCGCAGGGCGGCGGCTCGAAAGACACCTGGGTCGTCGGCCGACAGGCGATGGTCTCCGACAGCCACGACATCCAGGGCATCGTCACCGAGCAGGCGACGGTCACGCAGTCGATCCCGATCATCACGGATGCCCACGCGCACCTGCCCGACCACAATCCGCAGGACGATCCTCGGCAGGACCAGCAACAGCAGCAGCAGCAAAGCGCGAAGAAGAACCCGAGCAATGGCGCTCCCCGTGGCAAGGGGGAGGCATCATGA
- a CDS encoding alpha-E domain-containing protein, which produces MLSRIAESLFWIGRYVERADGTARILDVHLQLLLEDPWIDEDTACRSLLSVMGSAVAPDHALTRGDVLSILAVDRSHPASIAYSIGAARENARRAREVVSTELWEALNTTRARMPRRVANDKVHEFFGWVRERSALAVGIVESSSSRDESWSFFTLGRSLERADMTARLLATRSLTEASGPSWTTILRSCGAYEAYLRTYRGVPSATNAAEFLLLDRLFPRSILYSVTRAENCLRDIEPRGTGRAGVGDAALRQLGQIRSELEYRPIHDILDDLQRHMDAVQSATSSASEAVRQRYFPTNAAPSWVGESS; this is translated from the coding sequence ATGCTCAGCCGGATCGCCGAGAGCCTGTTCTGGATCGGCCGCTACGTGGAGCGCGCAGACGGCACCGCCCGCATTCTCGACGTGCACCTGCAGCTGCTGCTCGAGGACCCCTGGATCGACGAGGACACCGCGTGCCGGTCGCTCCTGAGCGTCATGGGCAGCGCCGTGGCGCCGGACCATGCCCTCACGCGCGGCGATGTGCTGAGCATCCTCGCCGTCGACCGGTCGCACCCCGCCTCGATTGCCTACTCGATCGGCGCAGCGCGCGAGAACGCGCGCCGCGCCCGCGAGGTCGTGAGCACGGAGCTGTGGGAGGCCCTCAACACGACGCGCGCCCGAATGCCGCGCCGCGTCGCCAACGACAAGGTGCACGAGTTCTTCGGCTGGGTGCGCGAGCGGTCGGCGCTCGCCGTCGGCATCGTCGAGTCGTCGTCGAGCCGCGACGAGTCGTGGAGCTTCTTCACGCTCGGTCGCAGCCTCGAGCGCGCCGACATGACCGCGCGCCTGCTCGCGACGCGCTCGCTCACCGAGGCCTCGGGTCCGTCGTGGACGACGATCCTGCGCAGCTGCGGCGCCTACGAGGCCTACCTGCGCACCTACCGCGGTGTACCGAGCGCCACGAATGCCGCCGAGTTCCTCCTGCTCGACCGGCTGTTCCCGCGCAGCATCCTCTACTCGGTCACGCGAGCCGAGAACTGCCTGCGCGACATCGAGCCGCGCGGCACGGGTCGGGCGGGCGTCGGCGATGCAGCCCTGCGCCAGCTCGGGCAGATCCGCAGCGAGCTCGAGTACCGCCCGATTCACGACATCCTCGACGACCTGCAGCGCCACATGGACGCGGTGCAGTCGGCGACGAGCTCGGCGAGCGAGGCCGTGCGTCAGCGCTACTTCCCGACGAACGCCGCTCCGAGCTGGGTGGGGGAGTCGTCATGA
- a CDS encoding transglutaminase family protein, with protein MNRLRVRHVTGFHYEGDVTASYNEARMLPASSDGQLVLFSHLDITPHSALHHYTDYFGTRATAFEQLEQHHELALTADSLVEVRERPVNGEPIGWDALRALFDRSIALVESTRQTRLTMPPEEVAERARELGGSLPPAEAARAICDWVHEKVEYMSGVTGVHTTAAEAWQDQRGVCQDIAHLALGAMRTAGIPARYVSGYLHPVPDAQIGETVAGESHAWVEWFDGGWRGYDPTNAIEIGDRHVIVGRGRDYTDVPPLRGVYAGPASSRLFVTVEITREA; from the coding sequence ATGAACCGCTTGCGCGTGCGCCACGTCACGGGCTTCCACTACGAGGGCGACGTCACCGCGTCGTACAACGAGGCGCGCATGCTGCCGGCGAGCTCGGACGGCCAGCTCGTGCTCTTCTCGCATCTCGACATCACGCCGCACTCGGCGCTGCACCACTACACCGACTACTTCGGCACCCGCGCGACGGCGTTCGAGCAGCTCGAGCAGCACCACGAGCTCGCCCTCACGGCCGACAGCCTCGTCGAGGTGCGCGAGCGTCCGGTGAACGGGGAGCCGATCGGGTGGGATGCTCTGCGCGCGCTCTTCGACCGCTCGATCGCCCTCGTGGAGAGCACGCGGCAGACGCGCCTCACGATGCCGCCCGAGGAGGTCGCCGAGCGCGCCCGCGAGCTCGGCGGGTCCCTGCCGCCCGCGGAGGCCGCGCGCGCCATCTGCGACTGGGTGCACGAGAAGGTCGAGTACATGTCGGGCGTGACGGGCGTGCACACGACCGCCGCGGAGGCCTGGCAGGACCAGCGCGGTGTGTGCCAGGACATCGCGCATCTCGCGCTCGGGGCCATGCGCACCGCGGGCATTCCGGCGCGTTACGTGAGCGGCTACCTGCACCCGGTTCCGGATGCCCAGATCGGCGAGACCGTGGCGGGCGAGTCGCACGCCTGGGTGGAGTGGTTCGACGGCGGCTGGCGCGGCTACGACCCCACGAACGCGATCGAGATCGGCGACCGTCACGTCATCGTCGGCCGCGGCCGCGACTACACCGACGTGCCGCCGCTGCGCGGCGTCTACGCGGGGCCGGCGAGCTCGCGCCTCTTCGTCACGGTGGAGATCACGCGCGAGGCGTGA
- a CDS encoding MFS transporter, translated as MSATFRSLGILNYRIWFIGAIVSNIGTWMQRTAQDWYVLTELTDNDAAAVGITLALQFGPALVIGPYAGIIADRLAGRRLIATTQSVQALLALVLGIIILTGVAELWMVYALALGLGITTAAEAPARQTFVGELVGKDDLPNAVALNSTSFNGARLIGPGIAGLLVALLGAGWVVLINVLTFSAMLVAIALLRSDRLQPIRKTNKGRGQLREGIRYVRRRGDLLVIFAMIFLIGTVGFNFAIFTATMARVEFGRGASEFGLLSSVVAVGSVAGALAAARRVRPRLRVIVLASLGLSASMATAALMPTFELFAVALVPVGFTAMTMVTSANAYVQTTTRASIRGRVLALYLTVFMGGTPLGAPLVGLIANEAGPRWAIVAGSLGGLFAAIIAILWMRSTRNLRVGRRHADDRWWRMTVAYDGDDYSKRLRNRETATQELAVIEAETRKS; from the coding sequence GTGAGCGCGACGTTCCGATCGCTCGGAATCCTGAACTACCGCATCTGGTTCATCGGCGCGATCGTCTCCAACATCGGTACCTGGATGCAGCGGACCGCGCAGGACTGGTACGTGCTCACCGAGCTCACCGACAACGACGCCGCCGCGGTGGGCATCACCCTCGCCCTGCAGTTCGGCCCGGCGCTCGTCATCGGGCCATACGCGGGCATCATCGCCGACCGCCTCGCCGGGCGACGGCTCATCGCGACCACCCAGTCGGTGCAGGCGCTCCTGGCACTCGTGCTCGGCATCATCATTCTCACCGGCGTCGCCGAACTGTGGATGGTCTACGCGCTCGCTCTCGGCCTCGGCATCACGACCGCCGCCGAGGCTCCGGCCCGACAGACGTTCGTGGGCGAGCTCGTCGGCAAGGACGACCTGCCCAACGCGGTCGCCCTCAACTCGACCTCGTTCAATGGAGCTCGTCTCATCGGGCCCGGCATCGCAGGCCTGCTCGTTGCCCTTCTCGGAGCAGGCTGGGTCGTGCTCATCAACGTGCTCACCTTCTCGGCGATGCTCGTCGCCATCGCCCTCCTGCGCTCCGATCGGCTGCAGCCGATACGGAAGACGAACAAGGGCCGGGGGCAGCTGCGGGAGGGCATCCGATACGTGCGTCGCCGCGGCGATCTGCTCGTCATCTTCGCGATGATCTTCCTCATCGGCACCGTCGGCTTCAACTTCGCGATCTTCACGGCGACCATGGCGCGGGTGGAGTTCGGACGCGGGGCGAGCGAATTCGGCCTGCTCTCCTCCGTCGTCGCCGTCGGCTCCGTGGCGGGAGCCCTCGCCGCCGCGCGTCGCGTGCGGCCGCGACTGCGCGTCATCGTGCTCGCCTCGCTCGGACTCTCCGCCTCCATGGCGACCGCGGCCCTCATGCCCACCTTCGAGCTCTTCGCGGTAGCCCTCGTCCCGGTCGGGTTCACCGCCATGACGATGGTGACCTCGGCCAACGCCTACGTGCAGACCACGACCCGGGCATCCATTCGCGGGCGCGTCCTCGCGCTCTACCTGACCGTCTTCATGGGCGGCACCCCGCTCGGCGCCCCCCTCGTCGGCCTCATCGCCAACGAGGCCGGGCCCCGCTGGGCGATCGTCGCGGGCTCCCTCGGCGGGCTCTTCGCCGCGATCATCGCCATCCTCTGGATGCGCTCGACCCGCAACCTGCGCGTCGGCCGCCGCCACGCCGACGACCGCTGGTGGCGCATGACCGTCGCCTACGACGGCGACGACTACTCGAAGCGCCTGCGCAACCGGGAGACGGCGACGCAGGAGCTCGCGGTCATCGAGGCGGAGACGCGCAAGTCGTAG
- a CDS encoding MarR family winged helix-turn-helix transcriptional regulator, translating to MATTTDPDEELRVLLQQVARRIRAERAGSGVTDSQLSVLWRLVAGSRTTPGALAEHERVSPPSINRTLNGLEASGFITREPSSEDARQVWVTITPAGHELVAETRRLRNAWFHEQLEALTATERRALEAVRPILRRLASS from the coding sequence ATGGCCACGACGACCGACCCGGATGAAGAGCTGCGAGTCCTCCTGCAGCAGGTGGCCCGCCGCATTCGCGCCGAGCGTGCCGGCAGCGGCGTCACCGACAGCCAGCTGAGTGTTCTGTGGCGACTCGTCGCCGGCAGTCGCACGACGCCCGGTGCCCTCGCCGAGCATGAGCGCGTGAGCCCGCCGAGCATCAATCGCACCCTCAACGGCCTCGAGGCCTCCGGGTTCATCACGCGAGAACCCAGCAGCGAGGATGCGCGCCAAGTGTGGGTCACGATCACCCCGGCGGGTCACGAGCTCGTCGCCGAGACCCGCCGGCTACGCAACGCCTGGTTCCACGAGCAGCTCGAAGCACTCACCGCCACCGAGCGGCGAGCCCTCGAGGCGGTGCGACCGATCCTGCGCCGCCTCGCCAGTTCGTGA
- a CDS encoding alpha/beta fold hydrolase yields the protein MPTFIAEREHRTVTDAHGVVVHYYVWAPGKPRGAVQIAHGVGEHALRYEALAQSLVTAGYVVYADDHRGHGQTGVEYWGGDLSKIGKLGVGGLRATQQNLLDLAELVRLDYPDLPFALIGHSWGSLMAQNLLNEGPVPWDAVVLTGTAYRTPLAMNGGDLNARHKHLGTTGAEWLSRDPAVSEAFAADPLTTDAKVLQLFGLRDGLRLYGTPKRVERPMPVLIMVGDDDPLGGEASAKKLADAYLQRGGLTDVELIVYEGARHEVFNETNQVEVRADLVAWLDDRLLAGS from the coding sequence ATGCCCACATTTATCGCCGAGCGCGAGCACCGCACCGTCACCGACGCGCACGGCGTCGTCGTGCACTACTACGTGTGGGCGCCCGGCAAGCCGCGCGGTGCCGTGCAGATCGCGCACGGGGTGGGCGAGCACGCGCTGCGCTACGAGGCGCTCGCGCAGTCCCTCGTCACCGCCGGCTACGTCGTCTACGCCGACGACCATCGCGGCCACGGCCAGACCGGTGTCGAGTACTGGGGCGGTGACCTCAGCAAGATCGGCAAGCTCGGCGTCGGGGGCCTCCGGGCGACGCAGCAGAACCTGCTCGACCTCGCCGAGCTCGTGCGCCTCGACTACCCCGACCTCCCCTTCGCGCTCATCGGCCACTCCTGGGGCTCGCTCATGGCGCAGAACCTCCTCAACGAGGGCCCTGTGCCGTGGGACGCGGTCGTCCTCACCGGCACGGCGTACCGCACGCCGTTGGCGATGAACGGCGGCGACCTCAACGCGCGGCACAAGCACCTCGGCACGACGGGTGCGGAGTGGCTCAGCCGCGACCCGGCCGTCTCGGAGGCCTTCGCGGCCGACCCGCTCACGACCGACGCGAAGGTGCTGCAGCTCTTCGGCCTTCGCGACGGCCTCCGCCTCTACGGCACACCGAAGCGCGTCGAGCGGCCGATGCCGGTGCTCATCATGGTGGGCGACGACGACCCGCTCGGCGGCGAGGCGAGTGCCAAGAAGCTCGCCGACGCCTATCTGCAGCGCGGCGGCCTCACCGATGTCGAGCTCATCGTGTACGAGGGCGCCCGGCATGAGGTCTTCAACGAGACCAACCAGGTCGAGGTGCGCGCCGACCTCGTCGCCTGGCTCGACGACCGGCTGCTCGCCGGCTCCTAG
- the gdhA gene encoding NADP-specific glutamate dehydrogenase, protein MSITSSSPSLRRVVDPILETVAARNPGEPEYMQAVHEVLESIAPVLDERPDYVEAGILERLVEPERQVVFRVPWVDDDNRVQVSRGFRVQFNSALGPYKGGLRFHSSVNLGIVKFLGFEQIFKNALTAQGIGGAKGGSDFDPHGRSDGEVMRFCQSFMDELYRHLGEHTDIPAGDIGVGAREIGYLFGRYRKIMNRHESGMFTGKGVAWGGAEVRTEATGYGTVFFLEQMLERSGRAIEGLNAVVSGSGNVALYAIEKIQQLGGTAITASDSSGYVVDEKGIDLDLLKQVKEVERLRVSDYAERRPGAHFVRAGSVWDVPTDIALPCATQNELDGAAAATLVRQGVTAVAEGANMPCTPEAIEAFRESSVLFAPGKAANAGGVATSALEMSQNASRQRWSFADSEDRLRAIMTSVHDMTYESSERHGARGDYVIGANTASFVKVADAMLAQGVI, encoded by the coding sequence ATGTCGATCACGTCCTCGTCGCCGTCCCTGCGAAGGGTCGTGGACCCGATTCTCGAGACCGTCGCCGCTCGAAACCCGGGGGAACCCGAGTACATGCAGGCCGTGCACGAGGTGCTGGAGTCGATCGCACCGGTGCTCGACGAGCGCCCCGACTACGTCGAGGCGGGAATCCTCGAGAGGCTCGTCGAGCCCGAGCGCCAGGTGGTCTTCCGCGTGCCGTGGGTCGACGACGACAATCGCGTGCAGGTCTCTCGCGGGTTCCGCGTGCAGTTCAACTCGGCCCTGGGGCCGTACAAGGGCGGCCTGCGATTCCACTCGAGCGTCAACCTCGGCATCGTCAAGTTCCTCGGCTTCGAACAGATCTTCAAGAACGCCCTGACCGCTCAGGGCATCGGCGGGGCCAAGGGTGGGAGCGACTTCGACCCGCACGGCAGGAGCGACGGCGAGGTCATGCGCTTCTGCCAGAGCTTCATGGATGAGCTCTACCGGCATCTCGGCGAGCACACCGACATTCCCGCGGGAGACATCGGTGTGGGTGCTCGCGAGATCGGCTACCTGTTCGGGCGCTACCGCAAGATCATGAACCGGCACGAGTCCGGCATGTTCACCGGCAAGGGCGTTGCCTGGGGTGGGGCGGAGGTGCGCACGGAGGCCACCGGCTACGGCACGGTCTTCTTCCTCGAGCAGATGCTCGAACGCAGCGGCCGTGCGATCGAGGGATTGAACGCTGTGGTGTCCGGGTCCGGCAACGTCGCGCTCTATGCGATCGAGAAGATCCAGCAGCTGGGGGGAACAGCCATCACGGCGTCCGACTCCTCCGGTTACGTCGTCGATGAGAAGGGCATCGACCTCGATCTGCTCAAGCAGGTCAAGGAGGTCGAGCGCTTGCGCGTGAGCGACTACGCCGAACGTCGACCGGGTGCTCACTTCGTGCGCGCAGGCTCCGTGTGGGACGTGCCCACCGATATCGCGCTCCCCTGCGCCACTCAGAACGAGCTGGACGGCGCGGCGGCGGCCACCCTCGTTCGGCAGGGCGTCACCGCTGTGGCAGAGGGGGCGAACATGCCGTGCACGCCGGAGGCCATCGAGGCCTTCAGGGAGTCCTCAGTGCTCTTCGCGCCGGGGAAGGCTGCCAACGCGGGCGGAGTCGCGACGAGTGCTCTGGAGATGAGCCAGAACGCATCGCGCCAGCGCTGGAGCTTCGCCGACAGTGAGGATCGCTTGCGCGCCATCATGACGTCCGTGCACGACATGACCTACGAGTCATCGGAACGCCATGGCGCGCGGGGGGACTACGTGATCGGAGCCAACACGGCGTCCTTCGTGAAGGTCGCCGACGCGATGCTCGCGCAAGGCGTGATCTAA